A single region of the Malus sylvestris chromosome 8, drMalSylv7.2, whole genome shotgun sequence genome encodes:
- the LOC126633253 gene encoding uncharacterized protein LOC126633253, with product MAVASEEATTICNHCDRAIPSSNIDLHSAHCFRNLEKCKVCGDMVPKKYAKEHYSNTHAPVPCSLCSETMEREILAIHKGENCPQRIVTCEFCEFPLPAIDLAEHQEVCGNRTELCHLCNRYIRLRERYNHEIRCNGVSDNTAGPSRDARPAERRQGPPRRQANEFSRKRLILTVALTGIAVLLGSLFFQRKPDESRVH from the exons ATGGCTGTTGCATCTGAAGAAGCAACCACAATATGCAATCactg TGACAGAGCTATCCCCTCGTCAAATATTGATTTGCACTCTGCTCATTGCTTCCGCAATCTAGAAAAATGTAAAGTCTGTGGTGATATGGTTCCAAAAAAATATGCCAAGGAACATTACTCGAACACCCATGCTCCG GTACCCTGTTCACTTTGTAGTGAGACAATGGAACGTGAAATATTAGCCATCCACAAAGGTGAAAACTGCCCTCAAAGAATTGTCACGTGCGAGTTCTGTGAGTTCCCATTGCCTGCAATTGATCTTGCTGAGCATCAG GAAGTATGCGGGAATCGAACGGAACTTTGTCATCTTTGTAATAGATACATCAGACTGCGAGAACGCTATAACCATGAAATTAGGTGTAATGGTGTCTCAGATAATACTGCGGGTCCTTCCAG GGATGCTAGGCCAGCTGAAAGAAGACAAGGTCCTCCAAGAAGACAGGCAAACGAGTTTTCACGGAAGCGGCTTATATTAACCGTTGCACTAACAGGCATTGCTGTTCTATTAGGGTCTCTTTTTTTCCAGAGAAAGCCAGACGAGAGTCGTGTGCATTAG